One window from the genome of Dolosigranulum savutiense encodes:
- the ltrA gene encoding group II intron reverse transcriptase/maturase, whose translation MTEMYHKSSSLMKQVVTKENLILAAGKVRKNNGAPGIDGMTVQEVEHHIREYYPYIRKKLLNGTYQPQPVRRVEIPKGNGKTRKLGIPVARDRVIQMAIKQIIEPIIDKHFSNSSHGFRPGKGTETARKQCVEYYESGLKYVVDCDLKQCFDTLNHDKMMYHVEQFVQDKAILKFIRKSLRCGTIELSGEFTDSETGAPQGGVISPLLCNIYLNELDKELERRGHKFVRYADDFIIFKSSKRACERILKSITQFIEKDLKLQVNQEKSKTGSPTQLKFLSCLIHNNFGNCRFRPTDEAKAKFKKRLKRLTKRNRPGIFAEIVKEINQVTQGWINYFGLGFVKGFVRRTEEWLRRRLRQLILKRWKKCSTKIKMLQKYGLTEDEAKRIAFSRKAYWRLSQTYEVNKAITTERLHKWELKSLVAIAESAYARY comes from the coding sequence ATGACAGAAATGTATCATAAGTCTTCATCGTTGATGAAGCAAGTTGTAACAAAAGAGAATTTAATACTAGCAGCCGGAAAAGTTCGAAAGAATAATGGAGCTCCTGGTATTGATGGTATGACTGTTCAAGAAGTTGAGCACCATATCAGAGAATATTATCCATATATCAGAAAGAAGTTACTCAATGGAACGTATCAACCACAACCAGTGAGACGAGTGGAAATTCCAAAAGGCAATGGGAAAACACGGAAGCTGGGCATACCAGTAGCACGAGATCGAGTAATCCAAATGGCTATTAAACAGATAATTGAGCCTATAATAGATAAACACTTTTCTAATAGTAGTCATGGATTTCGACCAGGAAAAGGAACAGAAACTGCTCGGAAACAATGCGTAGAATATTACGAATCTGGCTTAAAATATGTGGTAGATTGTGATTTGAAGCAATGCTTTGATACACTTAATCATGATAAGATGATGTATCACGTGGAACAATTTGTTCAAGATAAAGCTATCTTAAAATTCATACGTAAATCATTGAGATGTGGCACCATTGAACTATCTGGCGAATTTACGGATAGTGAAACGGGTGCACCACAAGGTGGTGTGATATCACCATTGCTGTGTAATATCTATCTGAATGAGTTAGATAAAGAGCTTGAACGACGCGGACATAAATTTGTGCGATATGCGGATGATTTTATAATCTTTAAATCATCAAAACGAGCATGCGAACGAATCCTGAAGAGTATAACTCAATTCATTGAAAAAGACTTGAAACTTCAAGTTAATCAAGAAAAGAGCAAGACAGGAAGTCCGACTCAGTTAAAGTTCTTGAGCTGTCTAATCCACAACAACTTCGGCAATTGTCGATTCCGACCAACGGACGAAGCGAAAGCAAAATTTAAGAAGAGACTTAAGAGATTAACAAAACGCAATCGACCAGGAATATTTGCGGAGATTGTGAAAGAAATTAACCAAGTGACACAAGGTTGGATTAATTACTTTGGGTTAGGTTTCGTTAAAGGCTTCGTGAGAAGGACTGAAGAGTGGTTGCGAAGGCGACTTAGACAGCTTATATTGAAGCGTTGGAAGAAATGCTCAACTAAGATTAAGATGCTTCAGAAATATGGATTAACAGAAGATGAGGCAAAACGAATTGCCTTCTCTCGGAAAGCCTATTGGCGTCTATCTCAAACATATGAAGTCAATAAGGCGATTACAACAGAAAGACTCCACAAATGGGAACTAAAATCATTAGTCGCCATAGCGGAGTCTGCTTATGCAAGATATTGA
- a CDS encoding ABC transporter permease, giving the protein MNKMMIVAKNLFMKRVKTWGYWGFVLGPVIFMAVVIGVGYYVAQSEDNGDQVSEQIAVVTESQAVEDVFSQYETPSVSVIDPSTYDSEEAAREAFNQEEIAGYLVVQEQGDTIQSTFYHDGLEQEAARLEDTLTQVQMNLRAQALDIAPEEAMRLSEPVNLATQEVTPGGDDQDPFGQFMSQGLTIISNAAIFFFVLIYVGFIIEEIAREKGSRVMEILLSSVSATEQFFGKLLGMLGLIFLHAVIYVVLGVAGYAYISRQAFYQAFLAELPADVFAISSQLGWIIALYFVSAFLMYLSVSAFLGSLATKAEDGQKVVSPLSMFMMAGLYIGYFAPAESVLVQYASYFPPFTPLLMPMRVAAESASLLEGWLGVGWTFLFALIIIFISLKFYQASVLVYDDTGVLNTFKQVRSLRKSNQNAQQQ; this is encoded by the coding sequence ATGAATAAGATGATGATTGTTGCAAAAAATCTCTTCATGAAGCGGGTTAAAACATGGGGTTACTGGGGATTTGTGCTAGGTCCAGTCATATTTATGGCGGTGGTGATAGGGGTTGGCTATTATGTTGCTCAGAGTGAGGATAACGGGGATCAAGTGTCTGAACAAATTGCAGTAGTCACAGAAAGCCAAGCTGTCGAGGATGTCTTCAGCCAATATGAAACGCCTTCTGTCTCAGTGATAGATCCTAGCACATATGATAGTGAAGAAGCGGCGCGTGAAGCCTTCAATCAGGAAGAGATTGCGGGTTATCTGGTTGTCCAAGAGCAAGGGGATACCATTCAGTCCACCTTCTATCATGATGGGTTGGAGCAAGAAGCCGCGCGATTGGAAGATACTCTGACGCAAGTACAGATGAATTTGCGAGCACAGGCACTGGACATCGCGCCAGAAGAAGCCATGCGTCTGTCCGAGCCGGTCAACTTGGCTACTCAAGAAGTGACGCCTGGTGGAGATGACCAGGATCCATTTGGTCAATTTATGTCACAAGGGCTTACCATTATAAGTAATGCAGCTATCTTCTTCTTCGTTCTGATCTATGTGGGCTTTATTATCGAAGAGATTGCCCGAGAGAAAGGGTCACGTGTGATGGAGATCTTACTCTCCAGCGTGAGTGCGACAGAGCAATTTTTTGGCAAGCTATTAGGGATGCTAGGGTTGATTTTCTTACACGCAGTCATTTATGTTGTGCTCGGCGTGGCAGGATATGCTTATATTAGCCGACAAGCATTTTATCAAGCATTCTTGGCTGAATTGCCGGCCGATGTATTTGCAATATCTAGTCAATTGGGTTGGATCATTGCACTATACTTTGTAAGTGCGTTCTTAATGTACCTATCTGTATCAGCTTTTTTAGGATCATTGGCGACGAAGGCAGAAGATGGTCAAAAAGTTGTTTCACCGCTATCGATGTTCATGATGGCTGGTTTGTATATTGGTTATTTTGCCCCAGCAGAATCAGTGCTGGTTCAGTATGCTTCTTATTTCCCACCGTTTACACCGCTACTTATGCCGATGCGAGTGGCTGCGGAGAGTGCTTCATTGCTGGAAGGCTGGTTAGGCGTGGGATGGACCTTCCTATTTGCGCTAATCATTATCTTCATCTCACTTAAATTCTATCAAGCAAGTGTGCTCGTCTATGATGATACCGGTGTATTGAATACCTTCAAGCAAGTACGTTCCTTACGAAAGTCGAATCAAAATGCACAGCAACAATAA
- a CDS encoding ABC transporter ATP-binding protein, giving the protein MLEVSNLRKSFGEKVAVDGLSFTIEPGEIMGLIGQNGAGKTTTFRLVLNLLVANAGQTLWNGEAIGKGLLDNIGYLPEERGLDEKLTVEQQLLYFGQLNGMTKREVTESIDTWMERFQVKGDRKDKISSLSKGNQQKVQLIATLMHEPDLIILDEPFSGLDPVNAELLEDGIRRAAKRGASIIFSSHNMANVESLCQSVVMLKNGRQVLGGTIDEVKSLFDRLKIYLEAPITTAELEAISGVRSVEQLDARHRLIHIEREAVGREVFEAADQSGTVYQFSQQAPTLEEIFKERAVESDE; this is encoded by the coding sequence ATGTTAGAAGTATCTAATTTAAGGAAGAGCTTTGGAGAGAAGGTGGCGGTCGATGGGCTCAGCTTCACGATTGAACCGGGTGAGATCATGGGGTTGATCGGCCAGAATGGGGCAGGAAAAACGACCACGTTTCGTCTTGTGTTGAACTTGTTAGTGGCAAATGCAGGGCAGACGTTATGGAATGGGGAAGCAATTGGAAAAGGGTTATTAGACAATATTGGTTATCTGCCGGAAGAACGTGGTCTAGATGAGAAATTAACAGTTGAACAGCAATTGCTTTACTTCGGTCAGTTGAATGGAATGACGAAGCGTGAAGTGACGGAATCAATCGATACATGGATGGAACGCTTTCAAGTGAAAGGTGATCGTAAGGACAAGATTTCCAGCTTATCGAAGGGAAATCAGCAAAAGGTTCAGCTGATTGCGACGCTAATGCATGAGCCTGATCTGATTATTCTGGATGAGCCATTCAGTGGCTTAGACCCGGTTAATGCCGAGTTGCTGGAGGATGGGATTCGCCGGGCTGCCAAGCGGGGAGCCAGTATTATTTTTTCTAGTCATAATATGGCCAATGTCGAGTCACTCTGTCAGTCGGTGGTGATGCTCAAGAATGGGCGTCAAGTCTTAGGAGGAACGATTGATGAAGTCAAGAGTCTGTTCGATCGATTGAAGATTTACTTGGAAGCACCGATTACAACAGCTGAGTTGGAAGCCATCTCAGGCGTACGGTCGGTTGAGCAGTTAGATGCGCGGCACCGCTTGATTCATATTGAACGGGAAGCAGTCGGACGTGAGGTTTTTGAAGCTGCCGATCAGTCGGGAACCGTTTATCAATTTAGTCAACAAGCACCGACACTGGAAGAAATCTTTAAAGAAAGGGCGGTTGAGAGTGATGAATAA
- a CDS encoding secondary thiamine-phosphate synthase enzyme YjbQ: MSVYKFELQTSQKQAFVNIDEFLFEAIRESGVKSGLAVVYCPHTTAAVTINENADPDVKRDLNKGLDDTFPNHDYYVHFEGNSDGHMKSSVIGASETVIIDDGEPILGRWQSVFFVEADGPRSRQVYVKIMAD, from the coding sequence ATGAGTGTATATAAATTTGAATTGCAGACAAGTCAGAAGCAAGCGTTTGTGAATATTGATGAGTTTTTGTTCGAGGCCATTCGCGAGAGTGGTGTGAAGAGTGGGCTGGCCGTGGTTTATTGTCCACACACGACGGCAGCCGTTACGATTAATGAGAATGCAGATCCAGATGTGAAGCGTGACTTGAACAAGGGACTAGATGATACCTTCCCGAATCATGACTATTATGTTCACTTCGAAGGAAACTCGGATGGCCATATGAAGTCGAGTGTGATTGGAGCGAGTGAGACCGTCATTATTGACGATGGTGAGCCAATTCTTGGACGGTGGCAGAGTGTGTTTTTTGTCGAGGCGGATGGTCCGCGGTCGCGTCAAGTATATGTTAAAATCATGGCAGATTAA
- the mgtE gene encoding magnesium transporter has protein sequence MSYLKFNKESYYSSLNSALNSGNKETFRKLFLRLHDRDKSDAFRELTVDNKRKIAEYVEPLEFRDIFRMMEVEDQEAAIEHLPYQYIKDVMVQMPNDSIAYFINRSNQTKKQWVLKYLDSTKQREVLEILSYASETAGSIMTKECAVVLEHQTVEQVIEYLREIGEYAETIYYVYIVDEHHRLTGVTSLRDILMSSTDTLMKDIMIQQIVSAHVSDDQEDVLQTMKDYDLLAIPVVSEDNMMQGIITVDDMIDIMEEESTEDFHEFAGIRKQDMTDETGQKKSIIQTAFSRTPWLAIFMLIAMAIGGLTNLFEDTLQQAVLLSAFIPAIMDTAGNVGTQSLAVTISEKNLTGMTFTELLKTLRVEILAGIYMGVTSAAMMFVVINIFYRDMAIAAVVSLSLIITIVVSTILGVIIPLIVDKLGFDISVASGPFITIFADAIGLFLYFSIATVLI, from the coding sequence ATGAGTTACTTAAAATTCAACAAAGAATCATACTACAGCAGTTTAAATAGTGCGTTAAATAGTGGGAATAAAGAAACATTTCGTAAGTTGTTCTTGCGACTGCATGACCGGGATAAGTCAGATGCGTTCCGCGAGTTGACGGTGGATAATAAGCGGAAGATTGCCGAGTATGTAGAACCATTGGAGTTTCGCGATATCTTCCGTATGATGGAAGTAGAAGATCAGGAAGCAGCAATCGAACATCTCCCGTATCAATATATTAAAGACGTTATGGTGCAGATGCCGAACGATAGTATTGCTTACTTCATTAATCGTAGTAACCAGACGAAGAAGCAATGGGTGCTGAAGTACTTAGATTCGACTAAACAGCGAGAAGTTCTAGAGATTCTCTCGTATGCGAGCGAAACAGCTGGATCAATTATGACCAAAGAGTGTGCTGTGGTACTCGAGCATCAGACGGTAGAGCAAGTGATTGAATATTTGCGTGAGATTGGTGAATATGCAGAGACAATTTATTATGTGTATATTGTCGATGAACATCACCGGCTGACCGGGGTTACATCATTACGTGATATTTTGATGAGTTCGACGGATACGTTGATGAAAGATATAATGATTCAACAAATCGTCAGTGCCCATGTCAGTGATGACCAGGAAGATGTCTTGCAGACGATGAAGGATTATGATCTATTGGCAATTCCAGTTGTGTCTGAAGATAATATGATGCAAGGGATCATTACCGTTGATGATATGATTGATATTATGGAAGAAGAAAGTACAGAAGATTTCCATGAGTTTGCCGGGATTCGTAAGCAAGATATGACCGATGAGACCGGTCAGAAAAAAAGTATTATCCAGACAGCTTTTAGTCGAACACCGTGGCTGGCTATTTTTATGTTAATTGCAATGGCAATTGGTGGGTTGACGAACTTATTCGAAGATACGCTCCAACAAGCTGTGCTCCTATCAGCCTTTATTCCAGCGATTATGGATACGGCTGGGAATGTCGGTACGCAATCACTAGCTGTTACGATTAGTGAGAAGAATTTAACAGGCATGACGTTTACCGAGTTATTAAAGACGTTGCGGGTTGAGATTTTGGCCGGTATTTATATGGGAGTGACTTCAGCGGCGATGATGTTTGTTGTGATTAATATTTTCTACCGCGATATGGCGATTGCAGCAGTTGTGTCACTTTCGCTCATTATTACGATTGTAGTCTCTACCATTCTTGGGGTGATTATTCCCTTAATTGTCGACAAACTTGGCTTTGACATTAGTGTGGCAAGTGGCCCATTCATTACGATTTTTGCCGACGCGATTGGATTATTCTTATACTTCTCTATTGCAACTGTTTTAATTTAA